CCGTCGTCGGTCAGCAGCATGAGGCCGGTCGAGTCCGCGTCGAGCCTGCCGACGGGGTACAGCCGGGCGTGGCCGGGCAGGTCGACGAGGTCGAGCACGGTCTTGCGCTGCTCGGGGTCATCGGTGGTGGAGATGACATTGCGTGGCTTGTGCAGCATGACGTACGTGTGGCGGGCCGTACGGCGGTCGGTCTTTCGCGGGCGTGGCAGCGGTTGGCCGTCTACTTCAATGCGATCGTTCGCCGGGTCGACCCACGCGGGCAGCTCGCGCACGGGCGTGCCGTTGACGCGCACGCGGCCCTCTTCGATCAACGTCTCGCACGCTCTTCGGGAGGCGACGCCCGCCTCGGCCATCGCCTTTTGCAGCCGAATGCCGCGCGACGCATCGCGCAAGTCGCCGGCCGTGTCCGCTTTGGCGTGGTCGCGGCTGCGGGCGTGGGCAGGTTTGTCATGGTCACGGCTGTCGGGCATGCGGTCCTTTCGGGGCCATTGCTTCATACGGATCGCGACGGAGCGCGAACCTCCTGCCAGATGCTAGTCACGTTGCTGGCAAATCAACACTCGAAAATCATCGATCGTCACTCAATCAAACTCATCGCCCCGGAACATCGAGCCAAGATAGAGCTTTTTCACCTGCTCGTTGTTCACGATTTCCTTCGGCGTGCCCTCCGCGAAGACCTTGCCTTCGAAAATCACATACGCTCGGTCCACGATCTCCAGCGTCCGCTGGACGTTGTGGTCGGTCACGAGCATGGCGATATGGTGTTCGTCGCGCAGTCGGCGGACCTCGGCCTGGAGCTCTTCCACCGCGACCGGGTCGACGCCGGAGAACGGCTCATCGAGCAGGATAAGCGAGGGCTCGCTGATGAGGGCGCGGGCGATTTCCAGCTTCCGCCGTTCGCCGCCGGAGAGCGTGCGGGCCTGTTGCTTGCGGTTCTTAGTCAGGTCGAACTGGGCCATCAACTCCTCCGCCCGCTGCTTGCGTTCCGCGCGGCGGAGCGGGCGGGTTTCGAGGATGGCCATCAGATTCTGCTCGACGGTGAGGCGTTGGAAGACGCTGGGCTCCTGGGCGAGGTAGCCCATGCCACGCTGAGCGCGCTGGTACATCGGCAGCTTGGTCACGTCCTGGCCGTTGAAGATGACCTGGCCCTGGTCGGGGCTGATCATGCCCACGGTCATGCGGAAGCTGGTGGTCTTGCCCGCGCCGTTTCGCCCGAGCAGGCCGACGATCTCGCCCTCCGCCACGTCGAAGGAGACGTGGTTGACGACCGTTCGGCCGCTGTACTGCTTCACCAGATTGTTGGCTTTGAGAATGTACACGCCGTGGATGATAACGAAATCGCCCGCGTTGCCCGAACCGGCCGACGCCGTACCTTGCAGCCGCTGCGCCCAACCGGTAAAAAAGGCCCGGCAGTTGATCGCGATTCGCCACGACAGGCTTTCTCACACAAGGACCATCACCATGGCCGACCAGCCCATCCGCGTCACCGTCTGGCATGAGCACGTCCACGAAAAGAAGAACAAAGTCGTTGCTGACCTCTACCCCGACGGCATGCACGCCGTCATGAAGGCCGGCATCGAGGAATACCTCGGTTCGCAGGTCAAAGTCGGCACCGCGCTGCTCGAACAACCCGAGCATGGCCTGACCCAGGAAGTGCTCGACAACACCGACGTGCTCACCTGGTGGGGGCACCGGGCACACAACGAAGTCGACGACGAAATCGTCGATCGCGTCTACAAGCGCGTGCTCGAAGGCATGGGCCTCATCGTCCTGCACTCCGGCCATTACGCGAAAATCTTCAAGAAACTCATGGGCACCGGCTGCGGCCTGAAGTGGCGCGAAGCCGCTGAAAAAGAACGACTCTGGGTCGTCAACCCCGGACACCCCATCGTCGACGGACTCGACGAATACTTCGAACTCGAACACACCGAAATGTATGGCGAACTGTTCGACATCCCCACGCCCGACGAACTGATCTTCATCAGCTGGTTCGAAGGCGGCGAAGTCTTCCGTTCCGGCTGCACCTGGACCCGCGGCAAGGGCAAAGTCTTCTACTTCCGCCCCGGCCACGAAACGTTCCCCATCTACTACGACAAAAACGTCCGCAAAGTGCTCGCCAACGGCGTGAAGTACGTCGCCCCCCGCACGGGCAGCCCCTACTCGCTCAAGGCCCCGAACATCGACAAACCGCTGAGCCCGATCAACAGCACGCACGAAGTCGACGAATCGCTGCACCAACACTGATTGTGCGTTCAGCTCACGCGAATCCGCAACCCGAGGTCAGTTGACCGGCGCGGGCGATTCGCTGCGCATCTGGCATCGGCCCGTGCCGCGGCAGACGTCGCATTCGTCCACCTTGCCCGCGACGTGCGAAAGGCAATAGTCGATCCGCGACGCGATCAACTCGCACATCAGCGGATGCAGCCCGATCGGCGCCGCCACCATGTGCGGCACGTCCGGATGAGCCTTGCCCGCCTCCGCGGTGAGGTGCGGGATATCTTTGTTCCAATGCCGACCCGGTGCGAGAAAGTAAGGCGACACCACCACCCGCTTCGCGCCCCGCTCAACGCAACGGTCAAACGCCGTGGCGATCGAAGGCTCGGCCAACTCCATGTGCGCCGGCTCGACAATCGCGTAACGCATCGTCTTGCGGAACATCGCCACGAAGTCTTCGAGCATCTCGTTCGACTCGGCTCGGCGGGAGCCGTGGTCAACAATGATGATGCCAGTCTCGGCAAGCTCGGCGTCGCTCGGCCGAGGCACGTCAGATGGGGCAGGGCTGTGCATAGTCATACATTTTAGCCAGCGAACAACACGGCGGAAATATTCCAACCTCACGCAAGCCGTTTGCTCGCCGTCGTGCCTTCCGACCCCGTGCGAACGTCGTAGCCCGCGTCGTCGAGCTCCTGCCGCAGGCGGTCCGCGGTCGCGTAGTCCTTTTGCTTGCGGGCTGCGTCGATGTCGGCACACTTGGCCATGACATCATCATCACCCTGCCCGCCCGCCTCCGTCGGCAGAACGCCGAGCACCGCATCGAACCGCCGCAGCACCGCCAGCGCCGTCGCCGCGTCCGCGTCCGGCTCGCGCAGATACTCGAACGCCACCGCGATCGCCCCCGCCACGTTCAAGTCATCCGCCAGCGCTGCGACAAACCGCCGCACCGCGTCATGATCATCCCCCACCTCGACCGCTGCATCGCCTGCCTTGCGCTCGAACCCCGCCGCCGCGTCGCGCAGCTTCTGCACAGCGCTCGCGGAATCTTCCAATCCCTTCATCGTGAAGTTCATGTTCGAGCGATAGTGCGCCTTCATCAGCTCATAGCGAATCACCACCGGGTCGACGCCCTTCGCGAGCAGGTCGCGGACCGTGAAGAAGTTGCCCTTGCTTTTGGACATCTTCTGGCCTTCGACCAGCAGGAACCGCGTGTGCATCCAGTAGCGGGCGAAGTGGGCCTTGCCCGTATAGCTGCACGACTGGGCGATTTCGCATTCATGGTGCGGGAAGATGTTGTCTTCGCCGCCGGTGTGGATGTCGATCTGCTCGCGATCGTGCAGCTTCAGCGCCATCGCCGAGCACTCGATATGCCAACCCGGATACCCTTCGCCGAACCGCGACGGCCACTTCATGATGTGCTTCGTGTCCGGCTTCCACAGCAGGAAGTCGGCCGGGTGTCGCTTGCCCGCCTGATGCTGCTGGTCGATGCGGCCGCCCGCGCCGCCGCGCAGCTTGTCCAGCGTATTGCCCGACAGCTTGCCGTAGTCGGGAAACTTCTCCACGCTGAAGTAGACCGCGCCGTCGCCCGCCACGTACGCATGCCCGTCGTCCACCAGCTTGCCGATGATGGTGAGCATCTGCTCGATGTGATCCGTCGCTCGCGGCAACTGCGTCGGCTCGTCGGCGACCTTCAGCTTCAACTGCTGCGAATCCTCAATGAACGCCTTCGTGTAAAACGCAGCGATCTGGTACGGATCGTTCGGGTCTGCCACATCGTCGCGCGTCAGCGAGCCGGCCTTCTTCGCTTCCTTCATGCGGGCCATCGCGACCTGCATCTTGTCTTCGCCCGCGCCGTCGGCCAGCTGATCCTCGGTCATGTGGCCGACGTCGGTGATGTTCATCACCTGCCGAACGTCATAGCCCGCCAGTTCGAGAAACCGCCGCAGCACGTCCGCAAACACAAACGCACGAAAATTGCCGATGTGCGCAAAGTCGTACACCGTCGGCCCGCAGTTGTACATCGTCACCACGCCAGGCTCGATCGGCTCGAACGGCTCCACGCGATGCGTCAACGTGTTGTAAAACGTGATTCCCATCATCGGCGAATTGTAGCAGTTCCGGACGCGCCTATAACTCTCCCGGGAGGCACCGCCATGCTCGACTCACGACCCTTCGCCATCGGCGCCGCGATCAGCTTGACATTGACCGCCCTGCTCGTCGGCCTCGCGCTCGTCGTCCGCGCCCTGCGCAACATCAACCTCACCCTCATGCTCTCGCTGCGACGCGATACCGACATTTAACCCCCGCGCCCACGCGGGGGCATTTCCGAGGGCGCTCCAGTACGACAACGCGGGTTCACACTTGCAACATTTAGCCGCGGTGCTCGCACCGCGCTCTTCGGCTCGATGGGACCGAACGCGCGGGCCAAGGCCCGCGGCTAAATGAGGTGCGGGATCGAACCCACCTTGCCGTACTAACTGTCCCCCGCGCGCGAGTCCACCTCCGCACGTTCAATACGCACACGGCGGACCTTCGTCCGCTCCACATCCGTCACGATGAAACGCATGTTCTCAAACTCGAAGCTTTCGCCCTGCTCCGGGATGTGGCCGAGCGTGGAGAACACGAAGCCGCCGAGCGTGTCGTAGTCTTCATCTTCGGGCAGCTCGACGTCGAGCGCGTCGTTCAGATCGCCGATGCGGATGCGGGCGTCCACATCCGACGTATGCTCATCCACCTGCTCGATAGGCGACGCCGGTTCCAGCGGTTCATATTCGTCCTGAATCTCGCCGACGATTTCTTCGAGGATGTCTTCAATGGTGACCAGGCCCGCCGTCCCGCCGTACTCATCGAGCACGATGGCCATGTGCACCTTCCGCTGCTTGAACTCGCCCAGCAGCTCGCGCACCGACTTGCTCTCGGGTACGAGGAACGCATCGCGGAGGCAGGCCCGCAGGTCGAAAATCTCGTCGCCGTTCTCGACAAAGCGGATCAGGTCTTTCGCGTAGAGGATGCCCACGATGTTGTCGAGGTTTTCCTCGTACACCGGGATTCGGCTATGCCCGACCTCAATGATCGCCTGCTTCACTTCCGTCAACGTGCTGGTGACGGAAACGCCGCATACGTCGGTGCGCGGCGTCATGATCTCGCCCGCGGTGGTGGTGGGCAGCTCGAACACCGCTTCGAGCATTTCCTTCTGCGCTTCGTCCACTTCCCCGCTGGCCGACTCATGTTCTTCGACAACGGAGAGCACCTGGTCGGAGATGGCGTTTTCCTCGTCCGGCTGCTCGCTCGCGCCGGAGATCCGCCGAACGATCGGGTCGACCACGTGCAGCGCCACCGTCAACGGCTTGAACACCGTGAGCAACACGTTCAGCAGCGGGATCGAGCCCACGACGATCTCTTCCCGTCGATACCGCGACCAACTGAACGGAATCGCCACCGCGAAGACACTCACCAGCACGCCGGCGATAAGAAACGCGAGCGTGTAATGCAGCACCGGCGGCTGATCGCGAAAGTAGCGCTCGACCACGTAAAACGTCGCCAGCAGTGCGACCAGGTTCGCCCCCGTGCGCAGCGCCCCCGTGAGCAGAATCAACTGCGACGTCCGCGCGACCAGCGGCTCGAGGCGGTCGAGCTTGCCGCGCTCGTCCAGCATGTCTGCGAGGCGCTTGCGCGAGTAGCTTTTCAAGGCCGTGCTGCACGCAGCAAAATAGCCAGCGACGAACAGGGCAATGATGGCAATCCAGATTACGGGCACCGCGGTCTTCTCCGAGCAACCTTCAAATCCGAAGCCTCATGACGTACTGCATGAGCCCTCGGCTTCGTCGGCCGCTAGCTTGCTTCACCTTGCCTGCCGAACACCGCACCCAGGCCCACCGCCTGGAGCAGCTGATCTTCGCGAGCGTGCATGCGCTGATACGCCTGTTCGTCGTGGTCATCTTCCCCGAGCAGGTGCAGCAGGCCATGCAACGCATAGAGCAGCGCTTCGACGCGCGGCGCGTGGCCGCGAGCGTCGGCCTGTCGGCGGGCTTCGTCGAGGCAGACGACAATGTCCCCCTCCACCACCGCCGGGCCGTTTGGCGTGGGCCCGACATCGTCCGACAAATCAAACGTCAGCACGTCCGTCGTGCCCGGGACGCCAGCGTACTGCTCGTGCATCTCGCTCATCTTCGCATCATCCACCGCCAGCACGGTCAGCTCACCCCCGCGCACGCCCGCCCGCACCGCCAGCTCGCGCAGCATCGCCTCCAGCCAGCCGACCACCGGCGGGTCAACGTCGGCCGTCTCCAGCAACAGGCGAACCGTCGGCCCGGCTGCCGTGTCAGGGGCTTGCATGTCAGGGGTATCGCCAGCCGCGAAGCCGTCCGTCGCGGGTCTGCGACTCAGAGGGTCATCGCCCGCCGGCGCGGGGTCGCCTTCGGCCGGGGTCGTCCGGTCGCCGGCGGCGGATCGAGATGGTGCGGATTCGGACAAAGCCTCTTTCAACGTCCCCGGGGCGTGTTGCGCGACGATAACTCTATTCCCAATCGCCCGCCAAGCCAACCCCAACAGGCCACTTTCCCCCCGACCGCTGGATTCGAGGTCGCCCACGCCGTCAATCGGCGCTCGGCCCGACGCAGTCGCGATCCTTGATCATCGTCACCTGGTTGCCGCGCTTGTTGAACTTCACATCGGTCATGTACGCCTGCATCAGCATCACGCCTCGGCCGCAAGGCCGCGTGAGGTTCTCCGACTCCGTCGGGTCGGGCAGATGGTCAGGGTGAAAGCCGCAGCCCTCGTCGGTCACGGTGATACGGACCTGTTTGTCCGTGACCGCCCACTCGACGGCCACCTGCTTTTCCGGGTCGTTGCAGTTGCCGTGGCGGATCGCGTTGGTCAGCGCCTCATCGACCGACAGCCGGATCGCGAAGACCGCCTTCTCCGGGTAGTCGTGGTCGGCGATCTGTTGAAAGAGCGGCTCCGTGACGCGTTGCGTTTCGGAGAGCTTGCTCGGGATCACCATTTTGGTGACGGGTGCTCTGCCCATGATTCGGCCGATGATGCCGGACACGCCGGCAGGGTGAACTTACTTGAAGCTGGCGCGGGCCTTGTCGGTCGAGT
The Phycisphaerales bacterium AB-hyl4 genome window above contains:
- a CDS encoding pseudouridine synthase, whose product is MPDSRDHDKPAHARSRDHAKADTAGDLRDASRGIRLQKAMAEAGVASRRACETLIEEGRVRVNGTPVRELPAWVDPANDRIEVDGQPLPRPRKTDRRTARHTYVMLHKPRNVISTTDDPEQRKTVLDLVDLPGHARLYPVGRLDADSTGLMLLTDDGELANRLTHPRYGVTKQYRVSIRGKLDANDLVAMKKGLFLAAPDRGDAPRRPGPPGKPGGPSPRAKRASVEQVRILGFERDRARGDRTTLAITLREGQNREIRRLLARLGYKVRRLKRMAIGPLQLKGLGVGQWRLLDARERQALYREAGMH
- the lptB gene encoding LPS export ABC transporter ATP-binding protein → MYILKANNLVKQYSGRTVVNHVSFDVAEGEIVGLLGRNGAGKTTSFRMTVGMISPDQGQVIFNGQDVTKLPMYQRAQRGMGYLAQEPSVFQRLTVEQNLMAILETRPLRRAERKQRAEELMAQFDLTKNRKQQARTLSGGERRKLEIARALISEPSLILLDEPFSGVDPVAVEELQAEVRRLRDEHHIAMLVTDHNVQRTLEIVDRAYVIFEGKVFAEGTPKEIVNNEQVKKLYLGSMFRGDEFD
- a CDS encoding ThuA domain-containing protein; protein product: MADQPIRVTVWHEHVHEKKNKVVADLYPDGMHAVMKAGIEEYLGSQVKVGTALLEQPEHGLTQEVLDNTDVLTWWGHRAHNEVDDEIVDRVYKRVLEGMGLIVLHSGHYAKIFKKLMGTGCGLKWREAAEKERLWVVNPGHPIVDGLDEYFELEHTEMYGELFDIPTPDELIFISWFEGGEVFRSGCTWTRGKGKVFYFRPGHETFPIYYDKNVRKVLANGVKYVAPRTGSPYSLKAPNIDKPLSPINSTHEVDESLHQH
- a CDS encoding CbiX/SirB N-terminal domain-containing protein gives rise to the protein MTMHSPAPSDVPRPSDAELAETGIIIVDHGSRRAESNEMLEDFVAMFRKTMRYAIVEPAHMELAEPSIATAFDRCVERGAKRVVVSPYFLAPGRHWNKDIPHLTAEAGKAHPDVPHMVAAPIGLHPLMCELIASRIDYCLSHVAGKVDECDVCRGTGRCQMRSESPAPVN
- the cysS gene encoding cysteine--tRNA ligase encodes the protein MMGITFYNTLTHRVEPFEPIEPGVVTMYNCGPTVYDFAHIGNFRAFVFADVLRRFLELAGYDVRQVMNITDVGHMTEDQLADGAGEDKMQVAMARMKEAKKAGSLTRDDVADPNDPYQIAAFYTKAFIEDSQQLKLKVADEPTQLPRATDHIEQMLTIIGKLVDDGHAYVAGDGAVYFSVEKFPDYGKLSGNTLDKLRGGAGGRIDQQHQAGKRHPADFLLWKPDTKHIMKWPSRFGEGYPGWHIECSAMALKLHDREQIDIHTGGEDNIFPHHECEIAQSCSYTGKAHFARYWMHTRFLLVEGQKMSKSKGNFFTVRDLLAKGVDPVVIRYELMKAHYRSNMNFTMKGLEDSASAVQKLRDAAAGFERKAGDAAVEVGDDHDAVRRFVAALADDLNVAGAIAVAFEYLREPDADAATALAVLRRFDAVLGVLPTEAGGQGDDDVMAKCADIDAARKQKDYATADRLRQELDDAGYDVRTGSEGTTASKRLA
- a CDS encoding hemolysin family protein, coding for MPVIWIAIIALFVAGYFAACSTALKSYSRKRLADMLDERGKLDRLEPLVARTSQLILLTGALRTGANLVALLATFYVVERYFRDQPPVLHYTLAFLIAGVLVSVFAVAIPFSWSRYRREEIVVGSIPLLNVLLTVFKPLTVALHVVDPIVRRISGASEQPDEENAISDQVLSVVEEHESASGEVDEAQKEMLEAVFELPTTTAGEIMTPRTDVCGVSVTSTLTEVKQAIIEVGHSRIPVYEENLDNIVGILYAKDLIRFVENGDEIFDLRACLRDAFLVPESKSVRELLGEFKQRKVHMAIVLDEYGGTAGLVTIEDILEEIVGEIQDEYEPLEPASPIEQVDEHTSDVDARIRIGDLNDALDVELPEDEDYDTLGGFVFSTLGHIPEQGESFEFENMRFIVTDVERTKVRRVRIERAEVDSRAGDS
- the ybeY gene encoding rRNA maturation RNase YbeY; the protein is MSESAPSRSAAGDRTTPAEGDPAPAGDDPLSRRPATDGFAAGDTPDMQAPDTAAGPTVRLLLETADVDPPVVGWLEAMLRELAVRAGVRGGELTVLAVDDAKMSEMHEQYAGVPGTTDVLTFDLSDDVGPTPNGPAVVEGDIVVCLDEARRQADARGHAPRVEALLYALHGLLHLLGEDDHDEQAYQRMHAREDQLLQAVGLGAVFGRQGEAS
- a CDS encoding ATP-binding protein, which encodes MGRAPVTKMVIPSKLSETQRVTEPLFQQIADHDYPEKAVFAIRLSVDEALTNAIRHGNCNDPEKQVAVEWAVTDKQVRITVTDEGCGFHPDHLPDPTESENLTRPCGRGVMLMQAYMTDVKFNKRGNQVTMIKDRDCVGPSAD